One part of the Candidatus Aegiribacteria sp. genome encodes these proteins:
- the ftsZ gene encoding cell division protein FtsZ, whose amino-acid sequence MIPQEEGPRLQIVDVTEEFHGKPKIVVAGLGGCGCNAIDRMLSADIVGVEYLAMNTDLQALQSCEPDLKVQLGPKLTGGLGAGGNVETGESSAEESRDEIIESLQGCSMVFITAGMGGGTGTGAAPVVARIARDLNAITVGVVTRPFEIEGSVKKNRAEQGISALRKEVDTLIVIPNDSLRREAGDEETLCNALERGNRTLKDAVEGIANIISSPGLMNLDFQDIKKVITTGGGAMMGTGCCNGEHRASEAASRAISDPLLENVSIEGAQSLLVSIQASSSMKFAEFHEAVEIVTKAVGSQADVSLGTSIVESMDDKLKVTVIATGFGEVEYPEIDSMDIRLPEGLKSKSSERDMDREKLPFILGAARSSGKEEKRKQPPFFRR is encoded by the coding sequence ATGATACCGCAGGAGGAAGGACCCAGGCTGCAGATAGTTGATGTGACCGAGGAATTTCACGGTAAGCCTAAAATAGTAGTTGCTGGTCTTGGCGGATGCGGATGCAACGCAATTGACAGGATGCTGAGCGCTGACATAGTGGGCGTTGAGTATCTTGCGATGAATACTGATCTTCAAGCTCTTCAAAGCTGCGAACCTGATCTGAAGGTGCAGCTCGGTCCGAAGCTTACCGGAGGATTGGGAGCTGGCGGAAATGTTGAAACCGGGGAGAGTTCCGCTGAGGAGAGCAGGGATGAAATTATCGAAAGCCTTCAGGGTTGCAGTATGGTTTTCATAACGGCTGGTATGGGTGGTGGAACAGGTACCGGAGCAGCTCCCGTTGTGGCACGAATAGCACGGGATCTAAATGCGATCACAGTAGGTGTGGTTACAAGGCCGTTTGAGATTGAGGGCTCCGTTAAGAAAAACAGGGCTGAGCAGGGGATATCCGCGCTCAGAAAAGAGGTGGATACACTGATTGTGATTCCTAACGACAGTCTGCGACGTGAAGCGGGAGATGAAGAAACTCTTTGTAATGCACTGGAGAGAGGTAACAGGACTCTGAAGGATGCTGTGGAAGGTATCGCGAATATAATCTCCTCTCCCGGACTTATGAATCTTGATTTCCAGGATATCAAGAAAGTCATCACCACTGGTGGAGGAGCTATGATGGGCACCGGTTGCTGTAATGGTGAACACCGCGCATCCGAAGCCGCAAGCAGAGCCATATCAGACCCTCTTCTTGAGAATGTATCAATAGAGGGAGCGCAGTCCCTTCTGGTTAGCATCCAGGCTTCTTCATCCATGAAATTTGCTGAATTCCATGAAGCAGTGGAAATTGTGACAAAGGCTGTGGGATCCCAGGCTGATGTGTCTCTAGGAACAAGCATAGTTGAAAGCATGGATGATAAGCTGAAGGTTACGGTAATTGCCACTGGTTTTGGTGAGGTTGAATATCCCGAGATTGATTCTATGGATATTAGACTGCCAGAAGGTTTGAAGTCGAAGAGTTCCGAAAGGGATATGGACAGGGAAAAACTGCCATTCATTCTTGGAGCAGCAAGGTCAAGCGGAAAGGAAGAAAAGAGAAAGCAGCCACCATTCTTCAGAAGATAG